CAAGCACGGTGCCCGCGCCCACACACAGCTCCGGGCGTTGCTCACGCAGTACCTGGATGGCCTTGAGGCCATGCTGGGAGCGCAAAGTCACCTCCAAGGTGCGGATGCCGCCGGCAGCCAGTGCGTCGGCCAACGGCAGGATGTCTTCCTCACGGGCGATGGTGATTACCGGCAGGATGCGCGCCTGGTTGCAAATGGCGTCTATCCGCGCAGCTTTCTCGTCCATCGAGAGCTTTGGCTGTGGGCGTTCAAGGGTGGTCATGACAGTTGATCCTTGGCTCAAGGGCACCAGTAGATGTCCAGGGGGTCGTGTAGGAAAGCGCGAATCGGCATTTCAGTAAGTTCGTTGCCCGCCAGCGCGGCGCGCAGGGTAGCGAGTTTGCCCGGGCCCTGCACGGACAGCGCGATGAATGCGGCACTGGCCAGCAACGGGCGGGTAAGGGTCAAGCGCTGATGGGGCACGCTCGGCGCCATCATGGCAAGGCATCGACGAGGGCTTTGCAGGTCGAGGCCTTCCTTGAGGTTCGGGCTGTTCGGGAACAGCGAGGCCGTATGACCATCGTCACCCATGCCCAGCACGAGTACATCGATGGCCGGCAATTTGGCCAGTGCGGCATCAGCAAGTTCGGCGGCGGCTTCCAGATTGGCGGCCTGTTGGTAGATCCCGATAAAGCGAGCCTTGGCCGCCGCCCCCTTGAACAGGTGACGAGCCAGCAAACCGGCATTGCTGTCAGCATGCTCCACAGGCACCCAGCGCTCATCAGCCAGGCTTACCGTGACTTTCGACCAGTCCAACAGCTGCTGCGCCAACTGCTCCAGAAACGGTACCGGGCTACGGCCGCCGGACAGCACCAGGCAGGCCTGGCCGTTGCTGGCAATGGCTGCTTTCAGGCGCTCGGCCACGTCATGGGCCAGCGTCGATGCCAAGGTGCTGGCATCCGCGAGCGAATGGGTTTTCACCGTCGCCGGCATCTGCAGTTCAGATATCCCCATACCACGCCCTCCCATCGCGTGTAATCAATGCAATTGAGCTCATAGGCCCCCATGACCCAGCCGCGTAGGGCTTGGGCGCATCGCCGGCATTACGCCAGCCGGCGATCAACTGGTCGCACCACTTCCAGGCGTACTCGATTTCGTCCTTGCGCACGAACAGGTTCTGGTTGCCGCGCATCACTTCAAGCAGCAAGCGCTCGTAGGCATCCGGAATCCGTGTACTGCGCCAGGTGTCGGAAAAATTCAGCTGCAACGGGCCGCTCCGCAACTGCATGCCCTTGTCCAGGCCCTGCTCTTTGGTCATCACTCGCAACGAAATGCCTTCGCTCGGTTGCAGGCGGATAATCAGCTTGTTGCCGATTTGCAAACGCTGTTCCGGTGCAAAGATGTAATGCGGGGTTTCCTTGAAGTGGATGACGATCTGCGACAGCTTTTGCGGCATGCGCTTGCCCGTACGCAGGTAGAACGGCACGCCAGACCAGCGCCAGTTGCGGATGTCGGCCCGCAACGCGACGAAGGTTTCGGTATCGCTCTGGGCATTGGAATTTTCTTCTTCCAGGTAACCAGGCACCGGTTTGCCATCGCTGTAACCGGCGATGTACTGGCCACG
The genomic region above belongs to Pseudomonas sp. PSKL.D1 and contains:
- the pgl gene encoding 6-phosphogluconolactonase yields the protein MGISELQMPATVKTHSLADASTLASTLAHDVAERLKAAIASNGQACLVLSGGRSPVPFLEQLAQQLLDWSKVTVSLADERWVPVEHADSNAGLLARHLFKGAAAKARFIGIYQQAANLEAAAELADAALAKLPAIDVLVLGMGDDGHTASLFPNSPNLKEGLDLQSPRRCLAMMAPSVPHQRLTLTRPLLASAAFIALSVQGPGKLATLRAALAGNELTEMPIRAFLHDPLDIYWCP